A genomic window from Osmia bicornis bicornis chromosome 4, iOsmBic2.1, whole genome shotgun sequence includes:
- the LOC114877236 gene encoding uncharacterized protein LOC114877236 isoform X2: MREAVSSGMVSFKSNNVDSDPSTPHRHLAGSLRGSVNYSHNHRHNHLHRHDPPLPPAYCTPPPPSSSSYPTVQRGCALHSRLDQPVTSSTSGMDSKKVVQAAPLPVPVQVRSKNDGSGVAASVSGVRRRSGSQGLRSPAAKRPLSAPVALQGWLHKQGSEGLMLWKKRWFVLSEYCLFYYKGPEEEKLLGSILLPSYKVTVCKPEDKVNRKFAFKAEHANMRTYHFAADSFESMNQWVNALTLATLLQDPNPNIISGLGEAAVVIEIAGQQDGERSARPSVSSISSILNHSADDSDSGFHGFQSRDDPSHASNNNSSPNSVNTASFPNLSGSNSNSTTNNNNNNNTNNNVALVNSNNNVNEVQPMVNGWIQQQTPYIQASTSQQQQQYGQLMPSPQQLQQAILHQHISHQNSQSVHQVHQHKHVVQQQQQQQQQSQSHLASNVQTVQPMPRKFGQPIYANAPPKPRRLTDGSTEYSTPSPDPDYRKSPVSPDVTVTSKSPMSDYDRNSMIYGTRMSQPSQQSLRTDKSGLNYGYTGQVQTERRTPDTYGRSAAKPRSNHRGNGDYEEVYGAPQLYQRPAGPVGYTKGASPAPIPIPLYAQQHQQYQQQIHSPVAASNVPIMRQPRGQPPPRPHSADFLEYEANRKPQQQLPPQCEESLNQQRRPQRPKSSLDIVTPSDAANDGYFYSEERYAAQMRQSAVYLHQTPQHHQQQRNQSLSRATMPSKATGIRDGRSEDGRIATLPEASCTGLRRGQREHVHQQHVMPHQSLQRHTEMNSNEAKMRRSLREKSYEPSSREMLSHVEDGTVPRRIPRDYESSMGWGRSTTSHTSQGAHVGQPCHAAHGAARRWNDQQQFCRSASARLPRTRHPAALDPDDDDYGERSSEQDSRDGERKIQQREESMKRLLEWKQRMLQSPLTRKPSGSANRGRMQNELSSYYKQQALLELAAHEASVAESRHSRRREDGHRPHARSKSTDGRRTVANVSRYNSYSSDDEELGDVRRKRTRRPSHAGRSPRQLGDNRSSGIPVQDSVPGSGRQNPNVLRGSNDHRTSPIASVLPNLGGIPPDAGYEEVSFPPPQRTDRSPSYFPSEAHRSVGRRDHQELDASYEEEKFKKKPSGILKTSTTYGVEQSNKSPNSSSSSGYPAESWSAQKTVQWTTKKERDDWDSNIDESKVIKEFSYQYIKPKEEVESGEDERSPGKPEAMNLVQCRIRSFESNIDNSSPVKEVLAMQEPLKVSPLQATEAHVSKLDCSKKSSSIIRNFALGEAESQDSKYRNVKEGHAKQASTDSNKSVKDLLADFERKSQQVQRQEYGRRQEVKHRGVFSDSEALLYDTGSDLDQREKNDETGNERDCKTDQVVPEPINDYKPYADATKKKGDASFRRKKRSPSKESMTDEIPNEDLDTVSNPSCNRLSVTESLLTHGDHFSGESGTTSPTVKQEDINPEEHYLPMSPRKAILDPNCDDRPNPNMMESLFATLEHEESSYVEMAQNGMTHSLLAPTEENRKHDSGDYSTLDTPHYEFVCVSDSKMEPVYMEVSQLSEKEEKDGGKLPKKRSHDDSNHSRTDLPDILTTLKSDSSDADDESSKDLDSIDAPRHPRFSLSDTFRPASYYLGASRTMIAELHDSSDSELVSPPPIPTTPPPLDDLDSLDMQESLEIKKVSPQVAVMKDNSSNRDSPKSWNKPMGQVESHRPPSRFSDATISSTFRDSRISLESASGSDSVELRTPEEEARHRQLKTRPVSEVCEVLDSLDELESLGSRFDGASIDLDQYLEELQARDAFNVDLYAKDLSYNSIYGFNENMLVVDKLQKTTCHDLSGQVNLGFDNLEQSMRYGNGNKMGSASSLPSMRVSDVVPPSHQHSQSFTGDAHYENITSFSPLRGSPAIRSDNEQTRDVGHRLQRGSQNNLLTASHSRDSSYSIASGAASISTSMACQRPASAQSSMHSPTGSISLGNHHGNNLPTSVLRNTSPYSDQRFQNHSRSASQDSARYSMISNHRSSSSQDSSHYPTSTPTVKTNHPSQSYLPSETRAQSEQSGAPYYYSDLQASANAVDSESSKPHIPRLPQLNNQRDDASALNKKNDIGRIVNPISRQMPRQIQVDDIDEARRIAAELRKTTCQLLGDNKVDLVDKKNFYEADTLRRVKSTDLLPDISSAEISPRNLYPHGLRDKSSSQASNRETFELTHGTQTSHRRSRSLEGLLDDVGLQNLVEQRNRSNRVATVQPTQVDEMPQSMGTGNVSGSNSNFSAEDPWEQDSLWRESLRRVSLRNARSLDNLDSPPRPSMSTSDTKSRNKVTRGATYVNDSVILRRENCMEEQQSERPRVKRRPNKDEERLLDDLTYESLSMDRIHAGGYVWDAENEAYRKATDDDRNHFLEEGNLPPVRSISESQVSASTSAAFELDREKLRQWDLLSSACLLQEQQRGSMADSGRGLPIVERPGDIPLPRLSIPTTPTIVPAVNDPDVGLKVLDNGLENVSTATTTTTITTSTTNGAQQLKESNEACCNRAAAASGSGSVIGRDPLPPRAVSTSQLAQRTQTQPPTTVSTLPLSRNNASHRQPLPLQQSTPQSVRQSDIDAMSNSQLLRAASNGDIGTNSVMINSSEGKDQRLTSPGGHSNQRLISPAGALRVVSLNDHRVSSPSDSDIRIHSPIERNMISPIGREVDRGGGTAARQNQRAWECNELLHKRSNVTGCKLAQPGTHGLVRVSAGELLGRTHEELVLLLIQLRRQNATIYKAMETCHMEIEAQARLAELDTPRRLENLQKLEELKKHLMDLEKQYEKGKPLVNLVDNMVKLGSLYNRNTANGTNSVSGSRHDLAHDNSRDHRLEFNQKVQEQRLLAEERRDWDRLSPDHGQLQAKVQQLYKLDRLLQEESGTLHSLQQDKEILEKALGGLRHKLQGSRSNLAEAERYRKQQLLLERELSRVRVLLAHNSKKLEETVAENARLEQDLVVLRQKLQASRRYAGNMTRDTSATTGPLEVELRRVQQLVGDLQRQRKELSVQVRQLTEKSHSLVQQIRPQPPSAPQVHQPKKRTQNSWLETDLDSGITLDHGLDSPSSPALSSSPRGKQNGGSYLHFSSSTQIKDSSPTNRQQNHQTFPQSPQNHISSLSPQLREQIQQHQLKQQLLKDQMQGKGNLMQANVAPLYVNTESRMHENNKHEENLTNGTVIPPPEYIPPPPPPPLNEETLLNDNYRQNEDNKFAGLIHNREKQEIKTVRIVKRESERRQRDRGDRTGNIGIPLTNGLQAPGGAKRLCDDDLGGSQKFEKAQLGKVVEESPMIHAQSTVQLTDLDDVQFQRSMSLPRGFGGQRQQQPEIHQVPVVPPPRSDSMHALRSMLARRNKVRFESQDVSSDSTLSPYTDSHTSSSHLPMSSPNYSTSPSYSPSQQPYPGQPIRSNQQAVYYQQYRHYENPMSSRAENSGDPVSPELLSPTSPDVQDRAFGSTLNVNASNSPQLSPVFKSEAAKQIIKEMTERKVEGPRRRQIPREKRRHYTVSSSKPVLDLEDTFSKMGMGRARDDLDMERALRPRINAPDVVRSTLSHKELKYNESTIDQLLGTPNKIVIPERYIPEQTPELTAEEQQHRLKKAEAIRKMLSETTVTAPEGNDDNINIEKSDNLKRKVVEEKRQRDHILQLNQILAKQVMEKSKMVAVKALATLPLNTESSLDDEDLSPVTPLPLYQQRENYYS, encoded by the exons GTCCGGAAGAGGAGAAATTGTTGGGCTCGATATTGTTACCATCGTACAAGGTCACCGTTTGCAAGCCCGAGGATaaagttaatagaaaattcgCATTCAAAGCGGAACACGCGAATATGAGGACGTACCATTTTGCAGCGGACAGTTTCGAGAGCATGAATCAATGGGTGAACGCGTTAACTCTGGCGACACTTCTTCAGGATCCGAACCC aAATATCATCAGCGGACTCGGCGAGGCAGCGGTGGTGATCGAAATAGCAGGTCAGCAAGATGGCGAACGAAGCGCAAGACCGAGCGTCTCCTCGATATCCTCGATCCTGAATCACAGCGCCGACGACAGTGATTCTGGTTTCCATGGTTTTCAATCTCGGGACGATCCCAGCCACGCGTCCAACAATAATTCAAGCCCGAACAGCGTGAACACTGCCTCATTTCCCAATCTCAGtggcagcaacagcaacagcaccaccaataacaacaataacaataatacCAACAATAATGTTGCGCTGGTGAACTCTAACAACAACGTGAACGAAGTTCAACCAATGGTGAACGGTTGGATCCAACAACAGACTCCGTACATTCAAGCCAGTACGTctcagcagcaacagcagtaCGGTCAATTGATGCCGTCTCCTCAACAACTGCAACAGGCGATTCTTCATCAGCACATATCCCATCAGAACAGCCAATCGGTTCATCAAGTTCACCAACACAAACACGTAGttcaacaacaacaacaacaacaacaacagagCCAGTCTCACTTGGCCAGCAACGTTCAAACTGTCCAACCGATGCCCAGGAAGTTCGGTCAACCGATCTACGCGAACGCGCCTCCGAAACCCCGAAGACTGACCGACGGTTCGACCGAGTATTCGACGCCATCCCCGGACCCGGACTACAGGAAGTCGCCAGTGTCGCCGGACGTAACGGTGACCAGCAAAAGTCCAATGTCTGACTACGATAGGAACAGCATGATCTACGGAACCAGGATGAGTCAGCCGTCCCAGCAGAGTCTGAGAACGGACAAGTCGGGCTTGAATTATGGCTACACCGGCCAGGTGCAGACTGAGAGGCGCACACCGGACACGTACGGACGTAGCGCGGCGAAACCGAGGTCGAATCACAGAGGGAACGGCGACTACGAGGAAGTTTATGGCGCGCCTCAACTCTACCAGAGGCCGGCTGGTCCTGTTGGTTACACGAAAGGAGCTTCACCGGCTCCTATACCGATTCCGCTTTACGCTCAGCAACATCAACAGTATCAGCAGCAAATTCATTCTCCCGTCGCCGCTTCTAACG TGCCAATAATGAGACAACCGAGAGGCCAACCACCGCCACGGCCGCACAGCGCTGACTTTTTAGAGTACGAGGCGAACAGGAAGCCGCAACAACAGCTACCGCCGCAATGCGAAGAATCGTTGAATCAACAGAGGCGTCCGCAGAGGCCTAAATCGAGTTTAGACATAGTCACTCCGTCGGACGCTGCTAACGATGGATATTTCTATTCCGAGGAGAG ATACGCGGCACAGATGCGCCAGTCGGCGGTTTACCTCCATCAGACACCGCAGCATCATCAGCAACAAAGGAACCAATCACTTTCCCGCGCGACAATGCCGTCGAAAGCAACGGGAATTCGCGATGGTAGAAGCGAGGATGGTAGAATAGCTACGTTACCGGAAGCTTCCTGCACGGGGCTGAGGCGAGGGCAACGCGAACACGTTCATCAGCAGCACGTGATGCCGCATCAGTCGCTGCAGAGGCATACCGA AATGAACAGCAACGAAGCGAAGATGAGGAGGTCGTTGCGGGAGAAGAGCTACGAGCCAAGCAGTCGAGAAATGCTGAGTCACGTGGAGGATGGAACGGTGCCTCGACGAATTCCACGGGATTACGAGTCGTCGATGGGGTGGGGTAGATCGACGACGAGTCACACGAGTCAGGGGGCTCACGTGGGCCAACCGTGTCACGCCGCTCACGGTGCTGCCAGACGATGGAACGATCAGCAACAGTTCTGCAGGTCGGCGTCCGCGCGGCTTCCGAGGACGCGACATCCGGCAGCCTTGGACCCGGACGACGACGACTACGGCGAACGATCTTCCGAGCAGGACTCGCGGGATGGTGAACGAAAGATCCAACAG CGAGAAGAGTCGATGAAGCGGTTGCTGGAATGGAAGCAGCGGATGCTGCAATCGCCCCTAACCCGGAAGCCATCCGGTTCTGCAAACAGAGGCAGGATGCAGAACGAGCTGTCGAGCTATTACAAGCAGCAAGCGTTACTGGAACTGGCTGCCCACGAGGCATCGGTTGCCGAGAGCCGTCATTCCCGAAGAAGAGAGGACGGGCATCGTCCGCACGCTCGAAGCAAAAGCACCGACGGACGTCGAACTGTCGCGAATGTTTCTCGGTACAACAGCTACTCCAGCGACGACGAAG AGCTGGGAGATGTCCGGAGGAAGCGAACGCGCAGACCCTCGCATGCAGGAAGGAGCCCCCGGCAGCTCGGAGACAATCGTTCGTCGGGGATCCCGGTTCAGGACTCGGTTCCTGGGAGCGGCCGTCAGAATCCGAACGTCCTGAGGGGCTCGAACGATCATCGAACGAGTCCGATCGCTTCGGTGCTGCCCAATTTGGGCGGTATACCACCCGACGCCGGCTACGAGGAGGTCAGCTTTCCACCCCCTCAGAGAACCGATCGTTCGCCGTCTTATTTTCCTTCGGAAGCGCACAGATCGGTCGGCAGACGCGATCATCAAGAACTGGACGCTTCGTACGAGGAGGAGAAATTCAAGAAGAAGCCTTCTGGAATTCTAAAGACATCTACCACTTATGGCGTCGAGCAATCGAACAAGAGTCCAAACTCGTCCTCGTCGTCTGGTTACCCGGCCGAGTCTTGGTCCGCTCAGAAAACCGTTCAATGGACCACGAAGAAGGAGCGAGACGATTGGGATTCCAACATCGACGAGAGCAAGGTTATCAAGGAGTTCTCTTATCAGTACATTAAACCGAAGGAGGAAGTTGAATCAGGAGAGGACGAGAGATCGCCGGGTAAACCGGAAGCAATGAACTTGGTGCAATGTAGAATCAGGTCGTTCGAGTCGAACATAGACAATTCTAGCCCGGTCAAAGAAGTTCTCGCGATGCAGGAACCTTTGAAAGTTTCTCCGCTTCAAGCTACCGAAGCTCATGTCTCGAAGTTGGATTGTTCGAAGAAGAGTTCCTCGATCATCCGCAACTTCGCGCTAGGCGAGGCTGAGTCTCAAGATTCCAAGTACAGGAACGTAAAAGAGGGCCACGCCAAACAGGCGTCGACGGATAGTAACAAGTCGGTGAAGGACTTGCTGGCGGATTTCGAAAGGAAGTCGCAGCAAGTTCAGAGGCAGGAATACGGAAGACGACAAGAGGTGAAACACCGCGGAGTGTTCAGCGACTCGGAAGCCCTGTTGTATGATACGGGAAGCGATCTGGATCAGCGGGAGAAGAACGATGAAACGGGAAACGAGAGAGACTGCAAAACGGATCAAGTTGTACCTGAGCCTATTAACGATTACAAACCTTACGCTGACGcgacgaagaagaaaggagACGCGTCCTTTCGTCGAAAGAAAAGATCACCCTCCAAAGAGAGCATGACTGATGAAATTCCCAACGAGGATCTGGACACTGTATCAAATCCCAGTTGCAACAGACTGAGCGTCACAGAATCCTTGTTAACTCATGGCGATCATTTCTCTGGCGAGAGTGGAACCACCAGTCCCACGGTGAAACAGGAAGACATCAACCCCGAAGAACACTACCTCCCCATGTCGCCTAGGAAAGCTATACTGGACCCTAACTGCGACGACAGACCGAATCCAAACATGATGGAAAGTCTGTTCGCCACTTTGGAACACGAAGAAAGTTCGTACGTGGAAATGGCTCAGAACGGGATGACGCATTCCCTTCTGGCGCCTACCGAAGAGAATAGGAAACACGATTCTGGCGATTATTCCACTTTGGACACTCCTCACTACGAGTTCGTCTGCGTTTCCGATAGTAAGATGGAGCCTGTTTACATGGAAGTGAGTCAATTGTcggaaaaggaagagaaagatgGCGGTAAGTTGCCGAAGAAGAGGAGTCACGATGATTCCAACCATTCGAGAACAGATCTCCCTGATATTTTAACGACCCTCAAGTCCGACAGCTCGGACGCCGACGACGAGTCTTCGAAAGATCTCGACTCGATCGATGCTCCAAGACATCCTCGATTCAGTTTGTCAGACACCTTCAGACCCGCTTCTTATTATTTGGGCGCCAGTCGGACGATGATCGCAGAGTTGCATGATTCGTCCGACAGCGAACTAGTGTCTCCTCCTCCTATTCCAACTACACCTCCCCCGTTGGACGACTTGGACTCGTTGGATATGCAAGAGTCCTTGGAGATCAAGAAGGTGTCTCCTCAGGTAGCGGTGATGAAGGACAATAGCTCGAACAGAGACTCCCCGAAGTCGTGGAACAAACCGATGGGTCAAGTTGAAAGCCATAGACCACCGTCTAGATTTTCAGACGCCACGATCAGTTCTACTTTTCGAGACAGTCGAATATCCTTGGAGAGCGCGTCTGGAAGCGATTCCGTCGAGCTAAGAACGCCGGAGGAGGAAGCTAGGCATAGACAACTGAAAACCAGGCCAGTTAGCGAAGTTTGCGAAGTTTTAGACAGTTTAGACGAATTAGAGTCTCTTGGGAGTCGCTTCGACGGAGCCAGCATCGACTTGGATCAGTATCTTGAAGAGCTCCAGGCACGCGACGCGTTCAACGTTGACTTGTACGCGAAAGATCTCAGCTACAACAGCATCTACGGCTTCAACGAGAACATGCTGGTGGTGGATAAACTTCAGAAGACCACCTGTCACGACCTCTCGGGCCAGGTGAATCTGGGCTTCGATAATCTTGAACAATCCATGAGATACGGTAATGGAAACAAGATGGGATCTGCCAGCAGTCTGCCTTCGATGAGAGTCTCCGACGTTGTTCCACCTTCTCATCAACATTCGCAGTCTTTCACCGGCGATGCTCATTACGAGAATATCACGAGTTTTTCGCCTCTCAGAGGCTCGCCGGCAATCCGATCGGACAACGAACAGACGCGAGACGTTGGTCACAGGCTTCAGAGAGGGTCTCAGAATAATTTGCTGACCGCTTCTCACAGCAGAGACTCCAGCTATTCGATCGCGTCCGGTGCTGCTTCGATTTCAACTTCCATGGCTTGTCAGAGACCCGCCAGTGCCCAGTCTTCGATGCACTCCCCAACGGGATCCATCTCCTTAGGAAATCATCACGGCAACAATCTGCCAACCAGCGTACTACGAAACACCAGTCCCTATTCCGATCAACGTTTCCAGAATCACTCCAGATCCGCCAGTCAAGACTCTGCACGATACTCGATGATATCTAACCACAGATCTTCCTCGAGCCAGGACTCGAGTCATTATCCCACCTCGACTCCCACCGTCAAAACAAATCACCCTTCGCAATCCTATTTACCGAGCGAGACGCGTGCTCAGAGCGAACAGTCTGGCGCGCCCTATTACTATTCCGACCTACAAGCTAGCGCGAACGCGGTCGATAGCGAATCGAGCAAACCGCACATCCCCAGGCTGCCCCAGTTGAACAATCAAAGGGACGACGCGTCGGCGTTGAACAAAAAGAACGACATAGGTCGCATCGTCAATCCCATATCGAGGCAGATGCCCAGACAGATCCAGGTCGACGACATCGACGAGGCTAGACGCATAGCCGCCGAACTGAGAAAGACCACGTGTCAATTGTTGGGCGACAATAAAGTTGACCTGGTGGACAAGAAGAATTTCTACGAAGCGGATACCCTTAGGAGGGTGAAGTCCACGGATCTTCTACCGGACATTTCATCGGCAGAGATCAGCCCCAGGAATCTATACCCTCATGGTCTTCGAGACAAGTCGAGCAGTCAGGCGAGTAATCGAGAGACTTTCGAACTGACGCATGGAACGCAGACGTCGCATCGTAGATCGAGGTCTTTGGAGGGTCTCCTGGACGACGTGGGTCTTCAGAATCTGGTGGAGCAAAGGAACCGAAGCAATCGCGTGGCAACTGTCCAACCGACTCAAGTGGACGAGATGCCGCAGAGTATGGGCACCGGTAACGTTTCCGGTTCGAATAGTAACTTCAGCGCCGAAGACCCCTGGGAACAGGACTCTCTTTGGAGAGAGAGCCTTCGAAGAGTGAGCCTGAGGAACGCCAGATCCCTGGACAACCTGGACAGCCCGCCAAGACCGTCGATGTCCACCTCGGACACGAAGAGTCGGAACAAAGTAACCCGCGGTGCCACTTACGTGAACGATAGCGTGATTTTGAGAAGGGAGAATTGCATGGAAGAACAACAGTCGGAGAGACCTCGCGTGAAACGCAGACCGAACAAGGATGAGGAGAGGCTTCTGGACGATCTGACTTACGAGAGCCTGTCGATGGACCGAATTCACGCCGGTGGCTACGTCTGGGACGCCGAGAACGAGGCTTACAGGAAGGCGACTGACGATGACAGGAATCATTTTTTAGAGGAAGGCAACCTTCCCCCGGTTCGCTCGATCTCGGAGAGCCAGGTGTCAGCCAGCACGTCCGCGGCGTTCGAGCTGGACCGAGAGAAACTGCGGCAATGGGACCTGTTGTCGAGCGCCTGCTTGCTCCAGGAACAGCAGCGCGGCTCGATGGCGGACTCGGGGCGAGGGTTGCCAATTGTAGAACGACCTGGAGACATTCCCCTACCGCGTCTCAGCATCCCTACTACACCGACAATTGTGCCTGCGGTCAACGATCCAGATGTCGGTTTAAAGGTGTTGGACAACGGACTGGAGAACGTATCGACagcgaccacgaccacgaccatcACCACGAGCACGACGAACGGGGCTCAGCAGCTGAAGGAGAGCAACGAGGCTTGTTGTAACAGGGCTGCTGCAG CGTCCGGATCTGGATCGGTGATAGGCAGAGATCCGCTTCCACCAAGGGCTGTCAGCACGTCGCAGTTGGCTCAGAGAACGCAAACGCAGCCCCCAACCACCGTGTCCACCCTTCCATTATCAAGAAATAACGCATCGCACAGGCAACCGTTACCCCTTCAACAATCCACCCCTCAATCGGTCAGGCAATCGGACATCGACGCGATGTCAAACTCGCAGCTTTTGCGAGCAGCCAGCAACGGTGATATTGGAACAAATTCTGTGAT GATAAACAGCAGCGAAGGAAAGGACCAGAGGTTAACATCCCCTGGGGGTCACTCCAATCAGCGACTAATTAGTCCGGCAGGAGCATTAAGGGTTGTTTCTTTGAACGACCATCGAGTTTCCAGCCCTAGCGACAGCGATATACGAATTCATAGTCCAA TCGAAAGGAACATGATCAGCCCGATCGGTAGGGAAGTGGATCGTGGCGGGGGTACGGCTGCAAGGCAGAATCAACGTGCATGGGAGTGCAACGAGTTGCTGCATAAAAGG AGCAACGTGACCGGGTGCAAGCTGGCGCAACCGGGAACCCACGGACTGGTTCGCGTATCCGCTGGCGAACTACTCGGCAGGACCCACGAGGAGCTGGTGCTCCTGCTGATCCAGCTGAGACGGCAAAACGCCACCATCTACAAAGCGATGGAGACCTGCCACATGGAGATCGAGGCACAG GCTAGATTGGCAGAGCTCGATACGCCGCGACGATTGGAGAATCTTCAGAAACTCGAGGAGCTGAAGAAACACCTGATGGATCTTGAAAAGCAG TACGAGAAGGGCAAGCCGCTGGTGAACCTCGTGGACAACATGGTGAAATTGGGTTCCCTCTACAATCGTAACACTGCCAATGGGACCAACAGCGTCTCGGGTTCTCGACACGACCTGGCGCACGACAATTCCAGGGATCATCGTCTGGAATTCAATCAGAAGGTCCAGGAACAGCGTCTGTTGGCCGAGGAACGAAGGGACTGGGACCGATTGAGCCCTGACCATGGACAACTTCAg GCCAAGGTGCAGCAGCTTTACAAACTGGATCGTCTGCTCCAGGAGGAATCCGGAACACTTCACAGTCTTCAGCAAGACAAG GAGATCCTGGAGAAGGCTCTGGGAGGCCTACGGCACAAACTGCAGGGCAGCAGGAGTAATCTGGCGGAAGCTGAGAGGTACAGGAAACAGCAGCTTCTATTGGAGAGGGAACTGAGCAGAGTGAGGGTGTTGCTCGCGCACAATTCCAAG AAACTGGAGGAAACGGTCGCTGAGAATGCTAGACTGGAACAGGACCTGGTGGTACTGCGACAGAAGCTGCAAGCATCGAGAAGGTATGCTGGAAATATGACCAGAGACACTTCGGCTACCACTGGTCCTCTGGAAGTGGAATTGAGAAGGGTTCAGCAGCTGGTCGGTGATCTTCAGAGGCAACGAAAAGAATTGAGCGTTCAAGTAAGACAACTGACGGAAAAATCTCACAGTTTGGTGCAACAGATTCGTCCTCAGCCTCCTTCAG CACCCCAGGTACATCAGCCCAAGAAACGAACACAGAATTCCTGGTTGGAAACCGATCTTGATTCCGGGATAACGTTAGACCACGGTTTAGATTCCCCTTCGAGTCCCGCTTTGTCTTCTTCACCCCGTGGCAAACAGAACGGTGGCTCGTACCTGCACTTCAGTTCGTCGACGCAGATCAAAGATTCTTCGCCTACGAATCGTCAACAGAACCATCAAACGTTCCCTCAATCGCCGCAGAATCATATCTCTTCGCTGTCTCCTCAATTACGGGAACAGATTCAGCAGCATCAGTTGAAGCAACAACTATTAAAGGATCAGATGCAAGGGAAGGGTAATTTGATGCAAGCGAATGTCGCGCCATTATACGTGAACACGGAGTCTAGAATGCATG AGAATAACAAGCACGAAGAAAACCTAACTAATGGCACAGTTATCCCTCCGCCAGAGTATATTCCACCACCCCCGCCGCCACCCTTGAACGAGGAGACGTTGCTAAACGACAATTACAGGCAAAACGAGGACAACAAGTTTGCAG GCTTGATTCACAACCGCGAGAAGcaagaaataaaaacagtGAGAATCGTGAAACGGGAATCGGAAAGACGACAACGGGATCGTGGAGACAGGACCGGGAACATTGGAATTCCATTAACGAACGGGCTCCAAGCGCCTGGGGGTGCGAAGAGATTGTGCGACGACGATCTGGGAGGCTCTCAAAAGTTCGAG aaggCTCAATTAGGAAAAGTTGTAGAAGAGTCACCAATGATTCACGCTCAAAGCACAGTCCAGTTGACGGACTTGGACGACGTGCAGTTCCAAAGAAGCATGTCCTTACCGAGGGGTTTCGGTGGACAGCGACAACAGCAACCGGAAATACATCAAGTACCGGTCGTACCACCTCCCAGGAGCGACAGTATGCACGCCTTGAGAAGCATGCTTGCTCGACGAAATAAAGTTAGG TTCGAAAGTCAGGACGTCAGCTCGGACAGTACGCTGTCCCCGTACACGGACAGCCACACCTCGAGTTCCCACCTGCCTATGAGTTCGCCAAACTATTCGACCAGTCCGTCTTACAGTCCCAGCCAACAGCCTTACCCTGGCCAACCGATCAGATCGAACCAGCAGGCTGTGTATTACCAGCAATACAGACATTACGAGAATCCGATGTCCAGTAGAGCAGAGAACTCTGGAGACCCGGTGAGCCCGGAACTTTTGTCGCCGACTAGTCCGGACGTTCAGGACAGAGCTTTCGGCTCGACGTTGAACGTGAACGCCTCGAACTCGCCGCAATTGTCGCCGGTGTTCAAAAGCGAAGCCGCGAAACAGATAATCAAGGAGATGACGGAGAGAAAGGTGGAGGGACCTAGACGAAGGCAGATACCACGCGAGAAAAGACGGCACTATACCGTGTCCAGTAGCAAACCCGTCCTCGACTTAGAAGACACCTTCTCCAAGAtg GGAATGGGTAGAGCAAGAGACGATTTAGATATGGAACGAGCGCTCAGGCCGAGGATTAATGCTCCTGACGTCGTGAGATCCACTTTGAGCCACAAGGAATTGAAGTACAACGAAAGTACTATCGATCAGCTGCTCGGGACTCCGAATAAAATCGTCATCCCCGAGAGATATATCCCTGAACAGACACCAGAATTGACTGCTGAAGAACAGCAACATCGGCTGAAGAAAGCGGAAGCGATCAGGAAGATGCTCTCGGAGACCACTGTCACTGCGCCAGAAGGAAATG AcgacaatattaatatagAGAAATCTGACAACTTGAAGAGAAAAGTGGTGGAAGAGAAACGACAGAGAGATCACATTCTACAGTTAAATCAAATTCTAGCAAAACAAGTTATGGAAAAGAGCAAAATGGTAGCTG TGAAAGCCTTGGCTACCCTTCCTTTGAACACCGAATCGAGCTTAGACGACGAGGATCTCTCGCCAGTGACACCATTACCGCTCTATCAgcaaagagaaaattattattcgtaa